One window of the Brevinematales bacterium genome contains the following:
- a CDS encoding sigma-54 dependent transcriptional regulator: MEHKYRILVIDDEPEVLISIKNILQDEFEVKISKELKTSLIQDILPDVILVDLKLGNKDGKEIIKFVKENGIKSQVIVISAHSEIDNIVDSIKLGAFDFIEKPISPTRLKVSIKNALENLRLKKLLDTKLISENIITQSPKMKNIIKLVEKSATTSFPVLILGESGTGKERIASLIHNLSKRRDKEFVKINCSAIPSELFESELFGHEKGSFTGAYQSKKGKFEIANEGTLFLDEIGDLSLDHQAKLLRAIEYGEITKIGGRETIKVDVRILSATNKNLENMVENKTFRDDLLYRINVITIHLPPLRERKEDIRLLAEFFLNETNQKEGLPLKILSEEALKMLEDYNYPGNIRELKNIIQRLVVLSEKEVITKEDVEKVLSTFTDNKKQEKIMLILSNPLPPNVAREEFEKIYIKYHLDKNKNSISKTAYSLGILPNNLLRRMKELGLK, translated from the coding sequence ATGGAACATAAGTACCGAATTCTAGTTATAGATGACGAACCAGAAGTGTTAATATCTATAAAAAACATCCTCCAAGATGAGTTTGAAGTTAAAATATCCAAAGAACTTAAAACCTCACTAATACAAGATATATTACCAGACGTTATACTAGTTGATCTAAAGTTAGGAAACAAAGATGGTAAAGAGATAATAAAATTCGTCAAAGAAAATGGAATAAAGTCTCAAGTAATAGTAATATCAGCACACTCTGAAATAGACAACATAGTAGATAGTATTAAATTAGGTGCATTTGATTTTATAGAGAAACCTATATCTCCAACCAGACTAAAAGTATCCATTAAAAACGCACTTGAAAATCTAAGACTAAAAAAACTGTTAGACACAAAACTTATAAGTGAAAACATAATCACCCAAAGTCCCAAAATGAAAAACATCATTAAACTTGTTGAAAAATCAGCTACTACTAGTTTTCCTGTCTTGATACTGGGAGAATCAGGAACAGGAAAAGAAAGAATAGCATCTCTAATTCATAATTTAAGTAAAAGGAGAGATAAGGAATTTGTGAAAATAAACTGCTCTGCTATACCATCAGAACTTTTTGAATCTGAATTGTTTGGACATGAAAAAGGATCATTCACAGGTGCCTATCAAAGCAAAAAAGGTAAATTTGAAATAGCAAACGAGGGGACCCTATTTCTAGATGAAATAGGAGATTTATCTCTAGATCATCAAGCAAAACTTTTAAGAGCAATAGAATATGGAGAAATTACAAAAATAGGTGGTAGAGAAACTATAAAAGTTGATGTAAGAATTCTATCAGCCACAAACAAAAATCTTGAAAACATGGTTGAAAACAAAACCTTCAGAGATGACTTGCTATATAGGATAAACGTAATTACAATACACCTACCACCTCTCAGAGAAAGGAAAGAAGATATAAGACTCTTAGCAGAATTCTTTCTAAACGAAACAAACCAAAAAGAAGGTTTACCTCTCAAAATTTTATCAGAAGAAGCACTAAAAATGCTAGAAGACTATAATTATCCCGGAAATATAAGAGAACTCAAAAATATCATCCAAAGACTAGTTGTATTATCAGAGAAGGAAGTAATAACCAAAGAAGATGTTGAAAAAGTACTAAGTACATTCACAGATAACAAGAAACAAGAGAAAATAATGTTAATCTTATCAAATCCACTACCACCTAATGTAGCAAGAGAAGAATTTGAAAAGATTTATATCAAATATCATCTCGATAAGAATAAAAATAGCATTTCAAAAACTGCCTATTCTCTAGGAATACTCCCTAATAACCTATTGAGAAGAATGAAAGAACTAGGTCTAAAATAG
- a CDS encoding GGDEF domain-containing protein, whose product MKVFLSNHNYYKSPLVTETEDRTILELYKAIFSSSDQIKEIHNVRKKVKDNKFFQKLLFLLTGIQFDEELSEALWNEIEKYHKDMVSSIGRNIHISATVVDYMFRVKNYLRNPSVVDLVLTEKIKNSVLQDFITGLYRGSYFEDFVKRELNRSQRHNHFFSIILFQVNGLESISLSGNTNIAIKILVDVSTIVKNSKRAEDIAFKFSVSKFGIILPETNKKGALLFARRLLSEISSSVMSTSGLIFGLFLSMGIQTYPEDGKDVQSIISNVEKALYKSKISGHNRIIYEI is encoded by the coding sequence ATGAAAGTTTTTTTGTCAAATCATAACTACTACAAATCTCCACTTGTAACTGAAACTGAAGATAGGACAATTCTTGAACTTTATAAGGCTATTTTTTCTTCGAGCGATCAGATTAAGGAGATACATAACGTAAGAAAAAAAGTTAAGGATAATAAGTTTTTTCAGAAACTTTTGTTTCTTCTTACGGGTATTCAGTTTGATGAGGAGCTATCTGAGGCTTTGTGGAATGAAATAGAAAAGTATCATAAGGATATGGTTTCATCGATAGGTAGAAATATTCATATAAGTGCTACTGTTGTTGACTATATGTTTAGAGTTAAAAATTACTTGAGGAATCCATCTGTTGTTGATCTCGTGTTAACAGAAAAGATAAAGAATAGTGTTCTTCAAGATTTCATAACGGGGCTTTATAGGGGGTCGTACTTTGAAGATTTTGTTAAAAGGGAACTAAATAGATCTCAGAGGCATAATCATTTTTTTTCAATAATATTATTTCAAGTGAATGGGCTTGAGAGTATATCTCTATCAGGGAATACTAATATTGCTATTAAAATACTTGTTGATGTGAGTACTATTGTTAAGAATTCAAAGAGAGCAGAAGATATAGCTTTTAAATTCAGTGTAAGTAAATTCGGTATAATTCTGCCAGAAACAAATAAGAAAGGAGCATTACTTTTCGCAAGGAGGCTTTTGTCAGAAATATCTTCATCAGTTATGTCAACATCTGGATTGATATTTGGTTTATTTTTGAGTATGGGAATACAAACTTATCCTGAAGATGGAAAAGATGTTCAGTCTATTATTTCAAATGTTGAAAAAGCACTATATAAATCCAAAATATCAGGTCATAATAGGATTATTTACGAGATATAA
- a CDS encoding GNAT family N-acetyltransferase yields the protein MLSKIYITEIKPSDYDKVVEITKDIFDLSSFRVDENALKLIGRENVHKVSIGILENATSTFIAVSGNRIIGFLSWSFDKVLTKLTSRGYYKIKLFGVDKDYQRKGVGSQLLSYFLDYVKKRKGDIVEVSTDVDNLPATGIYQKFGFKYTSSFTTLRFYGSVNMDKTNDSVKVVRVVNVKDFDELIRIRSKNFDPKNYPIQCLFDSRIEDKLKDDILYNYHTSIQSNPNIFRVYVAFFNGKSVGYGAIKEDFSLSSLLSRISSKQVVVYRIFDLFVDKEYTRNGIGYSLVVNMIKDIPKGYDFIECLVPSHNYAMVNTLLKVGFRVSHIMLNFAK from the coding sequence GTGTTATCAAAGATATACATAACTGAAATAAAACCTAGTGACTATGACAAGGTTGTTGAGATAACTAAAGACATATTCGATTTGTCATCTTTTAGAGTAGACGAAAATGCTCTAAAACTTATAGGTAGAGAGAATGTACACAAAGTTTCTATAGGAATACTAGAGAATGCTACATCTACCTTTATAGCAGTAAGTGGTAACAGGATTATAGGTTTTTTATCGTGGTCTTTTGATAAAGTTTTGACAAAGTTGACATCGAGGGGATACTATAAGATCAAGCTATTTGGTGTTGATAAAGATTATCAGAGAAAAGGAGTAGGTTCTCAGCTTTTGTCGTATTTTCTTGATTATGTTAAGAAACGCAAAGGAGATATAGTTGAAGTTAGTACCGATGTAGATAATCTTCCAGCAACAGGAATATACCAGAAGTTTGGTTTTAAATATACATCTTCTTTTACCACTTTGAGATTTTACGGTTCTGTAAATATGGATAAAACGAATGATAGTGTAAAAGTAGTTAGGGTGGTAAATGTAAAAGATTTTGATGAACTTATCAGGATTAGGAGCAAGAATTTTGATCCGAAGAATTATCCTATACAGTGCTTATTTGATAGTAGAATAGAAGATAAACTAAAGGATGATATTTTGTATAACTATCATACCTCAATACAGAGTAACCCAAACATATTTAGAGTTTACGTAGCATTTTTTAATGGTAAAAGTGTGGGGTATGGTGCTATAAAAGAAGATTTTTCTTTATCCTCACTGTTGTCTAGAATTTCCAGTAAGCAAGTAGTGGTTTATAGGATATTTGATCTTTTTGTTGATAAAGAGTATACTAGGAATGGTATTGGTTATAGTCTTGTAGTTAACATGATAAAAGATATCCCGAAGGGATATGATTTTATTGAATGTTTAGTTCCATCGCACAATTACGCTATGGTTAATACACTTTTGAAAGTGGGTTTTAGAGTGTCTCATATTATGCTTAATTTTGCTAAATAA
- a CDS encoding metallophosphoesterase, translated as MIKLTFNLSNHKISQSLIFAVVTAIISTNTSMGLRILHLTDLHIDNINLFAKNYSRNIKMLQKNINILSPNVVIVSGDIVEFGEGIFAKANYEILNNLFYYSNGNFYFDKDLKIPLYFVPGNHEYETMLKLSSTDIPNYRKFIGSNFVNYYIDIQDVRLIFLDTGYDYYFSLFSHNSILPDPESVGLFQNQLDFLERALKTSSNINIIITHHPYLNPQNGIQEGVFKFGRDEFQRLMHTYNVSLILSGHTHKNRVFDSKTNLVTSFPLIAKERETYHIQTGSIGKDGYYRMIEIKNKTVIIYDSENCEDYLTIQEEKIPFAAEAE; from the coding sequence GTGATAAAATTAACTTTTAACCTAAGTAATCATAAAATCTCACAATCTTTGATTTTTGCTGTTGTAACAGCTATAATATCCACAAATACTTCAATGGGATTAAGAATACTACACTTAACAGATTTACACATAGATAACATAAACCTTTTCGCCAAAAATTATTCGAGGAATATCAAGATGTTACAAAAAAACATTAATATACTATCTCCAAACGTAGTTATTGTATCTGGCGACATAGTAGAATTTGGTGAAGGAATATTTGCCAAAGCAAATTATGAAATTTTGAATAACTTATTCTACTACTCAAATGGTAATTTCTACTTCGATAAAGACCTAAAAATACCACTTTACTTTGTTCCTGGTAACCATGAATACGAAACCATGTTAAAGTTATCATCTACGGATATACCTAATTACAGAAAGTTTATAGGTAGCAATTTTGTAAATTATTATATTGACATACAGGATGTTAGACTTATATTTCTCGATACTGGTTATGACTACTATTTTTCTCTTTTCTCGCATAATTCGATATTACCTGATCCTGAAAGCGTTGGACTTTTTCAAAATCAACTAGACTTCCTTGAAAGAGCACTTAAGACATCCAGTAATATAAACATAATCATTACACATCATCCTTATCTAAATCCACAAAATGGAATACAAGAAGGAGTATTCAAATTCGGTAGAGATGAATTCCAAAGACTTATGCACACGTACAATGTATCACTAATACTTTCAGGACACACTCACAAAAATAGAGTTTTCGATAGCAAAACAAATCTCGTAACATCTTTTCCGCTAATAGCAAAAGAAAGAGAAACATATCATATACAAACAGGTTCAATTGGCAAAGATGGATACTATAGAATGATCGAAATAAAAAACAAAACTGTAATAATCTACGATTCCGAAAATTGCGAAGATTACCTAACAATACAAGAAGAAAAGATACCATTTGCAGCTGAAGCAGAATAA
- a CDS encoding DOMON domain-containing protein produces MKRIIFSTISLTILLSLSFAQAKVNVDGVIQDKEYTSVYNVDKDFKFHISSDAKNVYVGLESNSKGWVAIGFGSPVMDKSIMFIGYFNKDKNKFEVEQTIGVKHNHPKAEKNEVISSAGKRENNKTTVEFVIPKKIGNLTLQGEVDVIWAYSVSDSIKSYHSKRGATKVKF; encoded by the coding sequence ATGAAGAGAATAATATTTTCTACAATATCCTTGACAATTTTGCTAAGTTTATCTTTTGCTCAAGCAAAGGTAAATGTAGATGGCGTAATACAAGACAAAGAATATACATCTGTTTATAATGTTGATAAAGATTTCAAGTTCCATATCTCCAGTGACGCAAAAAATGTCTACGTTGGTCTTGAATCAAACTCTAAAGGTTGGGTTGCCATAGGTTTTGGATCACCAGTTATGGATAAATCAATTATGTTTATAGGGTATTTTAACAAAGATAAAAACAAGTTTGAAGTAGAACAAACAATAGGAGTAAAACATAACCATCCTAAAGCTGAGAAAAACGAGGTTATCAGTTCCGCAGGTAAAAGAGAAAATAACAAAACTACTGTTGAATTCGTAATACCCAAAAAGATAGGTAATCTAACTCTACAAGGAGAAGTTGACGTAATATGGGCATATTCAGTAAGTGATTCCATTAAATCATACCATTCAAAGAGAGGTGCTACCAAGGTTAAATTCTAA